From one Humulus lupulus chromosome 8, drHumLupu1.1, whole genome shotgun sequence genomic stretch:
- the LOC133797557 gene encoding uncharacterized protein LOC133797557 isoform X2, with translation MDDCCISGDNSSSSSSKSNKRRRRSTEDEGRRRRSRRSVVVELEHFDLPLLSATTGSPVDSIRLFPHRPYSTIGRSPRRSDFVYSDRRVGRRHCQILFDPLLRKLYLLDGEFDSDSALRVKASKNGVFVNGVKIKRGMAVELAAGDEVSLVCSNRRRCCSSVRIGFSIQTIVFETQKSQSQSQSQYSQGTIVSNQKGNKRVFASKVSDEDSPAVSKCEDFIARANCLLSHCRRILLSDDPVPYLRATTVPTCQSDGRHVNQTLESSEGASPIPPCSSLLLRPREEEVTSEPYIYIANSESLSRLNNNPLGSGTATGDNNPENSLSNNVGMDYSSFPDGAVKKNISTRGYIVEPPGKSFYLNRLGFMDDCSSSHPNDISLQELFHPVESISQIFIATFTSDILWYPPFPEDIAFGKDLKRQGIGCHHPKLFVLQRDDFLRVIITSANLVPTQWNAVTNTVWWQDFPRKSVPDYMSLFTQIHSPGVNEGLKSDFCSHLAGFMASLLTDVPSQSHWIVELTKYDFGEAMGDLVASVPGIHSYRPHNMFPSMQFLQDVSASSGLKSLGSVEASVVGLSYLFHNAADSNGAQLKKLASFMRKSCENTDNFSKVVLMRNKNVRADENAVSILVPSPNEDFSQDCVQLGFLPRKVAKWISPLWDIGLFRFCAYVCHKQALTAALGGSNKKVTLFIHVSQGPNFQDIQKVMEPKHVAALCSMVAAIQRCTGLWRLQEVLSQCKWPEQLESDFIYGASSIGSIDARFLAAFAASTGKTSLQFDSEESDPEWGCWSASQELKNPSIRVIYPTINRVKNASNGVLPSKRILCFSEKTWERLRPINILHDAIPHPYNRVGHPMHTKVARRRFRSVTDASSFGWIYCGSHNFSAAAWGRTISNSYGIKVDEEGKSKSSLGPRLHVCNYELGIVFIFPPTDGKHTASKISRNLDDIVLPFVVPAPKYGPRDRPATPKAMREALTTISNQEDVEVEEVPDEDESAQETDFVAEEKEEENAYAQILWGQIDSS, from the exons ATGGACGATTGCTGTATTTCAGGCGataattcttcttcttcttcctcgaaATCTaacaagagaagaagaagaagcacaGAAGATgaagggagaagaagaagaagccgaAGAAGCGTTGTGGTGGAGTTGGAGCATTTTGATCTCCCTCTCCTTTCTGCAACCACCGGTTCTCCGGTCGATTCTATTCGCCTCTTTCCTCATCGCCCTTACTCCACCATTGGTCGCAGCCCTCGGCGTTCCGATTTTGTCTATAGTGATCGCCGCGTTGGTCGCCGCCACTGCCAGATTCTCTTCGATCCTCTCCTCCGCAAACTCTATCTTCTCGACGGTGAATTCGATTCCGATTCTGCTCTTCGGGTTAAGGCTTCTAAGAATGGAGTGTTTGTTAATGGTGTCAAGATTAAGAGAGGCATGGCCGTGGAGTTGGCCGCTGGGGATGAAGTTTCGCTTGTCTGTTCAAACAGGCGTCGTTGTTGTTCTTCTGTTCGTATTGGCTTTTCTATTCAAACAATTGTTTTTGAGACCCAGAAATCACAATCTCAGTCGCAGTCGCAGTACTCTCAAGGAACAATTGTATCAAACCAAAAGGGAAACAAGAGAGTTTTTGCGTCAAAGGTCAGTGACGAGGATTCTCCTGCAGTTTCCAAATGTGAAGATTTCATTGCCAGAGCAAACTGCTTGTTGAGTCACTGCAGGCGCATATTGCTTAGTGACGACCCCGTACCTTATCTTCGAGCCACTACTGTCCCAACTTGTCAATCTGATGGCAGACATGTGAACCAGACTTTGGAAAGTAGTGAAGGGGCTAGCCCGATTCCGCCTTGTTCGAGTTTGCTCTTACGCCCTCGCGAGGAGGAAGTGACTTCAGAGCCATATATTTACATCGCTAATAGTGAAAGTTTGAGTAGACTAAATAATAATCCACTTGGTTCTGGTACTGCTACCGGAGATAATAATCCGGAGAACTCTTTGTCGAATAATGTTGGCATGGATTATTCATCGTTTCCTGATGGTGCTGTAAAGAAGAACATAAGTACTCGGGGCTACATCGTTGAGCCACCTGGAAAGAGTTTTTATCTGAATCGTCTTGGGTTTATGGATGATTGCTCTTCAAGTCATCCTAATGATATATCCTTACAAGAGCTTTTTCATCCTGTTGAAAGCATTTCACAAATTTTTATTGCAACTTTCACCAGTGACATTTTATG GTATCCCCCATTTCCCGAGGACATTGCTTTTGGTAAAGACTTGAAAAGACAAGGAATCGGTTGTCATCATCCCAAATTATTTGTTTTACAAAGAGATGATTTTCTTCGTGTTATAATTACTTCTGCAAATCTAGTTCCGACACAG TGGAATGCTGTGACTAACACAGTCTGGTGGCAAGATTTTCCCCGCAAAAGTGTTCCGGATTACATGTCTCTTTTTACTCAAATTCATAGCCCAGGAGTAAACGAAGGCTTAAAATCTGATTTTTGTTCTCACCTGGCTGGGTTCATGGCATCTCTTTTGACTGATGTACCCAGCCAGTCTCATTGGATTGTTGAATTGACAAAGTATGACTTTGGAGAGGCAATGGGTGATTTAGTTGCTTCAGTACCTGGGATTCATTCGTACAGACCGCACAATATGTTTCCATCCATGCAATTCTTACAA GATGTGTCAGCATCATCTGGTCTTAAATCTCTTGGTTCAGTTGAAGCATCTGTTGTCGGTCTGAGCTATCTCTTTCACAATGCAGCAGACTCCAATGGTGCACAGCTTAAGAAACTGGCTTCTTTCATGAGGAAATCATGTGAAAATACAGATAATTTTTCAAAGGTTGTATTGATGAGAAACAAAAATGTTCGTGCAGATGAAAATGCTGTGAGCATTCTTGTTCCTAGCCCAAATGAGGACTTTAGTCAAG ATTGTGTTCAACTTGGTTTTCTTCCTAGGAAGGTTGCAAAGTGGATCTCTCCACTATGGGATATTGGACTTTTCAGATTCTGTGCTTATGTTTGTCATAAGCAAGCCCTTACTGCTGCTTTAGGAGGAAGTAACAAGAAAGTGACACTGTTTATACACGTTTCACAG GGACCCAATTTTCAAGATATACAAAAAGTAATGGAACCCAAACATGTTGCTGCATTATGCTCAATGGTTGCTGCAATTCAAAGGTGTACAGGCCTCTGGCGCTTACAAGAG GTTCTATCTCAATGCAAATGGCCTGAACAACTTGAATCTGATTTCATTTATG GCGCATCCTCAATTGGGTCTATCGATGCAAGATTTTTGGCCGCATTTGCGGCATCTACAGGAAAGACGTCATTGCAATTTGATTCAGAAGAGTCTGATCCAGAG TGGGGCTGCTGGAGTGCTAGTCAAGAATTGAAAAATCCATCCATTAGAGTCATCTACCCAACGATTAACAGAGTAAAAAATGCAAGTAATGGGGTTTTGCCTTCGAAGCGGATACTTTGCTTCTCCGAG AAAACATGGGAAAGATTGAGGCCGATTAACATACTTCATGATGCAATTCCTCATCCCTACAATAGAGTAGGCCACCCGATGCATACCAAG GTGGCACGGAGGCGCTTTAGGTCCGTGACAGATGCATCTTCTTTTGGTTGGATTTATTGTGGCTCACATAATTTTAGTGCAGCTGCTTGGGGACGAACAATTTCTAATTCATATGGTATAAAAGTAGATGAAGAAGGAAAATCTAAATCTTCTTTGGGTCCGAGACTTCACGTGTGCAACTATGAACTTGGGATTGTTTTCATTTTCCCCCCAACAGATGGAAAGCATACTGCCAGTAAAATTAGCAGGAACTTGGATGATATTGTTCTACCATTTGTTGTGCCTGCTCCAAAATACGGGCCTAGGGATAGGCCAGCAACACCAAAGGCAATGAGGGAGGCATTAACAACAATTAGTAATCAAGAGGATGTTGAAGTTGAAGAGGTTCCTGATGAAGATGAATCAGCTCAGGAAACTGATTTTGTTGcagaagagaaggaagaagagAATGCTTATGCGCAGATACTCTGGGGCCAAATTGACTCATCTTAG
- the LOC133797557 gene encoding uncharacterized protein LOC133797557 isoform X1 yields MDDCCISGDNSSSSSSKSNKRRRRSTEDEGRRRRSRRSVVVELEHFDLPLLSATTGSPVDSIRLFPHRPYSTIGRSPRRSDFVYSDRRVGRRHCQILFDPLLRKLYLLDGEFDSDSALRVKASKNGVFVNGVKIKRGMAVELAAGDEVSLVCSNRRRCCSSVRIGFSIQTIVFETQKSQSQSQSQYSQGTIVSNQKGNKRVFASKVSDEDSPAVSKCEDFIARANCLLSHCRRILLSDDPVPYLRATTVPTCQSDGRHVNQTLESSEGASPIPPCSSLLLRPREEEVTSEPYIYIANSESLSRLNNNPLGSGTATGDNNPENSLSNNVGMDYSSFPDGAVKKNISTRGYIVEPPGKSFYLNRLGFMDDCSSSHPNDISLQELFHPVESISQIFIATFTSDILWFLSSCEIPRHLPVTLACHSTEKCWNPSIDSRTSVPYPDFPNLVVVYPPFPEDIAFGKDLKRQGIGCHHPKLFVLQRDDFLRVIITSANLVPTQWNAVTNTVWWQDFPRKSVPDYMSLFTQIHSPGVNEGLKSDFCSHLAGFMASLLTDVPSQSHWIVELTKYDFGEAMGDLVASVPGIHSYRPHNMFPSMQFLQDVSASSGLKSLGSVEASVVGLSYLFHNAADSNGAQLKKLASFMRKSCENTDNFSKVVLMRNKNVRADENAVSILVPSPNEDFSQDCVQLGFLPRKVAKWISPLWDIGLFRFCAYVCHKQALTAALGGSNKKVTLFIHVSQGPNFQDIQKVMEPKHVAALCSMVAAIQRCTGLWRLQEVLSQCKWPEQLESDFIYGASSIGSIDARFLAAFAASTGKTSLQFDSEESDPEWGCWSASQELKNPSIRVIYPTINRVKNASNGVLPSKRILCFSEKTWERLRPINILHDAIPHPYNRVGHPMHTKVARRRFRSVTDASSFGWIYCGSHNFSAAAWGRTISNSYGIKVDEEGKSKSSLGPRLHVCNYELGIVFIFPPTDGKHTASKISRNLDDIVLPFVVPAPKYGPRDRPATPKAMREALTTISNQEDVEVEEVPDEDESAQETDFVAEEKEEENAYAQILWGQIDSS; encoded by the exons ATGGACGATTGCTGTATTTCAGGCGataattcttcttcttcttcctcgaaATCTaacaagagaagaagaagaagcacaGAAGATgaagggagaagaagaagaagccgaAGAAGCGTTGTGGTGGAGTTGGAGCATTTTGATCTCCCTCTCCTTTCTGCAACCACCGGTTCTCCGGTCGATTCTATTCGCCTCTTTCCTCATCGCCCTTACTCCACCATTGGTCGCAGCCCTCGGCGTTCCGATTTTGTCTATAGTGATCGCCGCGTTGGTCGCCGCCACTGCCAGATTCTCTTCGATCCTCTCCTCCGCAAACTCTATCTTCTCGACGGTGAATTCGATTCCGATTCTGCTCTTCGGGTTAAGGCTTCTAAGAATGGAGTGTTTGTTAATGGTGTCAAGATTAAGAGAGGCATGGCCGTGGAGTTGGCCGCTGGGGATGAAGTTTCGCTTGTCTGTTCAAACAGGCGTCGTTGTTGTTCTTCTGTTCGTATTGGCTTTTCTATTCAAACAATTGTTTTTGAGACCCAGAAATCACAATCTCAGTCGCAGTCGCAGTACTCTCAAGGAACAATTGTATCAAACCAAAAGGGAAACAAGAGAGTTTTTGCGTCAAAGGTCAGTGACGAGGATTCTCCTGCAGTTTCCAAATGTGAAGATTTCATTGCCAGAGCAAACTGCTTGTTGAGTCACTGCAGGCGCATATTGCTTAGTGACGACCCCGTACCTTATCTTCGAGCCACTACTGTCCCAACTTGTCAATCTGATGGCAGACATGTGAACCAGACTTTGGAAAGTAGTGAAGGGGCTAGCCCGATTCCGCCTTGTTCGAGTTTGCTCTTACGCCCTCGCGAGGAGGAAGTGACTTCAGAGCCATATATTTACATCGCTAATAGTGAAAGTTTGAGTAGACTAAATAATAATCCACTTGGTTCTGGTACTGCTACCGGAGATAATAATCCGGAGAACTCTTTGTCGAATAATGTTGGCATGGATTATTCATCGTTTCCTGATGGTGCTGTAAAGAAGAACATAAGTACTCGGGGCTACATCGTTGAGCCACCTGGAAAGAGTTTTTATCTGAATCGTCTTGGGTTTATGGATGATTGCTCTTCAAGTCATCCTAATGATATATCCTTACAAGAGCTTTTTCATCCTGTTGAAAGCATTTCACAAATTTTTATTGCAACTTTCACCAGTGACATTTTATG GTTTTTGTCGTCCTGTGAGATTCCTAGGCATCTACCTGTGACACTTGCTTGTCATAGTACTGAGAAATGTTGGAATCCAAGCATTGACTCTAGGACTTCTGTGCCTTACCCTGATTTTCCTAACCTCGTTGTAGT GTATCCCCCATTTCCCGAGGACATTGCTTTTGGTAAAGACTTGAAAAGACAAGGAATCGGTTGTCATCATCCCAAATTATTTGTTTTACAAAGAGATGATTTTCTTCGTGTTATAATTACTTCTGCAAATCTAGTTCCGACACAG TGGAATGCTGTGACTAACACAGTCTGGTGGCAAGATTTTCCCCGCAAAAGTGTTCCGGATTACATGTCTCTTTTTACTCAAATTCATAGCCCAGGAGTAAACGAAGGCTTAAAATCTGATTTTTGTTCTCACCTGGCTGGGTTCATGGCATCTCTTTTGACTGATGTACCCAGCCAGTCTCATTGGATTGTTGAATTGACAAAGTATGACTTTGGAGAGGCAATGGGTGATTTAGTTGCTTCAGTACCTGGGATTCATTCGTACAGACCGCACAATATGTTTCCATCCATGCAATTCTTACAA GATGTGTCAGCATCATCTGGTCTTAAATCTCTTGGTTCAGTTGAAGCATCTGTTGTCGGTCTGAGCTATCTCTTTCACAATGCAGCAGACTCCAATGGTGCACAGCTTAAGAAACTGGCTTCTTTCATGAGGAAATCATGTGAAAATACAGATAATTTTTCAAAGGTTGTATTGATGAGAAACAAAAATGTTCGTGCAGATGAAAATGCTGTGAGCATTCTTGTTCCTAGCCCAAATGAGGACTTTAGTCAAG ATTGTGTTCAACTTGGTTTTCTTCCTAGGAAGGTTGCAAAGTGGATCTCTCCACTATGGGATATTGGACTTTTCAGATTCTGTGCTTATGTTTGTCATAAGCAAGCCCTTACTGCTGCTTTAGGAGGAAGTAACAAGAAAGTGACACTGTTTATACACGTTTCACAG GGACCCAATTTTCAAGATATACAAAAAGTAATGGAACCCAAACATGTTGCTGCATTATGCTCAATGGTTGCTGCAATTCAAAGGTGTACAGGCCTCTGGCGCTTACAAGAG GTTCTATCTCAATGCAAATGGCCTGAACAACTTGAATCTGATTTCATTTATG GCGCATCCTCAATTGGGTCTATCGATGCAAGATTTTTGGCCGCATTTGCGGCATCTACAGGAAAGACGTCATTGCAATTTGATTCAGAAGAGTCTGATCCAGAG TGGGGCTGCTGGAGTGCTAGTCAAGAATTGAAAAATCCATCCATTAGAGTCATCTACCCAACGATTAACAGAGTAAAAAATGCAAGTAATGGGGTTTTGCCTTCGAAGCGGATACTTTGCTTCTCCGAG AAAACATGGGAAAGATTGAGGCCGATTAACATACTTCATGATGCAATTCCTCATCCCTACAATAGAGTAGGCCACCCGATGCATACCAAG GTGGCACGGAGGCGCTTTAGGTCCGTGACAGATGCATCTTCTTTTGGTTGGATTTATTGTGGCTCACATAATTTTAGTGCAGCTGCTTGGGGACGAACAATTTCTAATTCATATGGTATAAAAGTAGATGAAGAAGGAAAATCTAAATCTTCTTTGGGTCCGAGACTTCACGTGTGCAACTATGAACTTGGGATTGTTTTCATTTTCCCCCCAACAGATGGAAAGCATACTGCCAGTAAAATTAGCAGGAACTTGGATGATATTGTTCTACCATTTGTTGTGCCTGCTCCAAAATACGGGCCTAGGGATAGGCCAGCAACACCAAAGGCAATGAGGGAGGCATTAACAACAATTAGTAATCAAGAGGATGTTGAAGTTGAAGAGGTTCCTGATGAAGATGAATCAGCTCAGGAAACTGATTTTGTTGcagaagagaaggaagaagagAATGCTTATGCGCAGATACTCTGGGGCCAAATTGACTCATCTTAG